Within the Polymorphobacter megasporae genome, the region GCCGCTGGCTGCGCGGCGAAATCGCCAAGACGCTGGCGACGAAGTACACCCCCGACCTGACCTTCCGCCTCGACGAGAGCTTCGACGCGGGGGCGAAGATAGACGCGATCCTGCGGTCGCCACACGTCGCGCGCGACCTCGACAGGCCATAGCCGGATCAACCAACCCCCGGGAGATCACGATGACGCGCATATTATTCGTCGGCCAGGATCCCGACACGGTTGATTTTTCCGACCCCGCCCTGCCGCCCGGCTTCGATGCCGAGAAGATCAAGGCTGGCATCGCGCTCGGCATCACCAAGATCGAGGAGCGCGGCTGGCAGGTCGATCCGTGCATGGTTCGTCCCGACGATAGCGCTGGTCCAATGATTGAAAAGCAGCTGGCGTCGGCGATTTATGATTGCGTCGTCATCGGCGGCGGTCTGCGCATTCCGCCGAAAAGCCTGTTGCTGTTCGAGGCTGTCGTCAACGCGGTCCACAAAGGCGCGTCGAACGCAGTGATCGCCTTCAACACGCGTCCCGAAGACACCGCCGACGCTGCGGCGCGGCGGCTTGGGCTCGGCTGAGCGCGGCGGCGATCGCGCCAACCGCTTAGCCGGTTGCGTTCCGGTATGGCACCGACGTAGGTGCCGGATCGTTCGACGACCCACCAGCGGGAGCAGCCATGACGATCAAACTCGGTATTCTCGGCGTCGGCAAGATCGCCCACGACCAGCATCTACCCGCGATCGCCGCGAACCCGGCCTTCACCCTCGTCGGGGCCGCGAACCGGTCTGGCGCGGTCGATGGTATTCCGACCTTTCCCGACCTAGACGCCCTCGTCGCCGGCGTGCCGGGGCTTGAGGCGATCGCGATCTGCACCCCGCCGCAGGACCGGCACACGATCGTCCGCGCCGCGCTCAACCACGGCCTCCACGTCATGCTCGAAAAGCCGCCGGGGGCGAGCCTGAGCGAGATCGCTGACCTGCCCGGGCTCGCGGCGTCGAAGAACCTCGCGCTGTTCGCGACATACCACTCCCGTTACGCCCCAGCGGTCGCTCCGGCGAAGGCGTGGCTGGCCGACAAGCACATCACCAACGTTCGCGTGCGCTGGAAGGAGAATGTTCGCCAGTGGCACCCGGGGCAGGCGTGGATCTGGGAGCCGGGCGGGCTCGGCGTGTTCGACCCCGGAATCAACGCGATGTCGTCGCTGACCGAAATTCTCCCCGAAGCGCTGCTCATCACCAAGGCCGATCTGTCGTTTCCGGCCAATCGAGGGACGCCGATCGCGGCGATGCTCGAATTGACCGACATCGCGGGACTGGCAATCACCGTCGAGCTCGACTGGCGGCAGGTCGAGAACCAGATGTGGGAGATCGCGGTCGATACCGACGCGGGATCGTTGCTGCTGTCGGGCGGCGGCGCGATGCTCGATATCGCGGGGACGAAGACCGACGACCAGGACCAGCACGCCGAATATGAAGGGCTTTACAAACGCTTCGCCGAACTCGTACCCCGCCGCGAAGTCGACTTCGATATTGCCCCGATCAAGTTGATCGCCGACGCCTTCATGCTCGGCAAGCGTATCGAGGTCGAGGCGTTCACGGATTAAGATAAGGGCCGTCATCCCGCGAACCGGGATGACGGCCGACTGCCTACGCCGCGAAGTAGTGCGCGTACGCCGGAAGCGTCAGGAACGCCTCCAGGTCGTCCGCCAGCGCCAGTTCGCGGAACACCTCGGCGGCCTCGACGAACTTGCCCGCGGTGTAGAAATTGTCCCCTACCGCCGCCTTCCACACGTCGAGCTGCTCGGCGATGACGCGCTCGATCAGCGCCGCATCGACGAGTTCGCCCGAATCGAGATGCGTCCGCGTGGTCCGCCACTGCCAGACTTGGGTGCGGCTGATCTCGGCTGTGGCGGCGTCCTCCATCATGTTGTGGAGCGGAGCCGCGCCCTGTCCGCGCAGCCACGACGCGATATAGCCGATCCCGACATTGATGTTGTTGGTCAGCCCCGCGAGCGACTTCGGTCCGGACGCGGGGGTGGTCAGCGCTTCCTGCGTGGCGACGCCTTCGGGTATGACGTCGAGCTGGTTCGGCCCCGGCATCGCCTTGTCGAAAACCTCCATCGCAACGCCGACGAGCCCCGGATGCGCGACCCACGTGCCGTCATGGCCGAAGCCCGCCTCGCGCTCCTTGTCGGCGCGGACCGCGGCGAACGCCTTGTCGTTGGCGGCTTCGTCGCCCTTGACCGGGATGAACGCGCTCATCCCGCCCATCGCGTGCGCGCCGCGCTTATGGCAGGTGCGGATGACGTGGAGCGCATAGTCGCGCATGAACGGCACCGTCATGTTGACCGCCGCGCGGTCGGGCAGGACATGCGCCGAGTCGGCCCGGAAGCACTTGATATAGCTGAAGATATAATCCCAGCGGCCGCAGTTGAGCGCGGCGATATGGTCGCGGAGTTCGTACAGGATCTCGTCGGCCATGAACGCGCCCGGCAGCGTCTCGATCAGCACGGTGCCTTTGATCGTGCCGACCGGGAGCCCCATCACCGACTGGGCGGTGACGAAGACGTTGTTCCACAGCCGTGCCTCGAGATAATGCTCCAGCTTGGGCAGGTAGAAATACGGCCCCGACCCCTTGGCGACCAGCGCGCGGGCGTTGTGGAAGAAGTACAGCCCGAAATCGAACAGCGCCCCCGCGACCGGTTCACCGTCGACGACCATGTGCGCTTCGGGCAGATGCCAGCCGCGCGGGCGCACCAGCAGCGTCGCGATGCTGTCGTTGAGCTTATACGATTTGCCTTTGT harbors:
- a CDS encoding Gfo/Idh/MocA family protein, translating into MTIKLGILGVGKIAHDQHLPAIAANPAFTLVGAANRSGAVDGIPTFPDLDALVAGVPGLEAIAICTPPQDRHTIVRAALNHGLHVMLEKPPGASLSEIADLPGLAASKNLALFATYHSRYAPAVAPAKAWLADKHITNVRVRWKENVRQWHPGQAWIWEPGGLGVFDPGINAMSSLTEILPEALLITKADLSFPANRGTPIAAMLELTDIAGLAITVELDWRQVENQMWEIAVDTDAGSLLLSGGGAMLDIAGTKTDDQDQHAEYEGLYKRFAELVPRREVDFDIAPIKLIADAFMLGKRIEVEAFTD
- the aceB gene encoding malate synthase A; protein product: MTQPSLAGIRITGAMKPGFESVLTDDALTFVANLHRQYEPTRAALLGARVARQRWWDAGNAIDFAPETSSVRAGTWKVAGSPPDLQDRRVEITGPVDRKMVINALNSGAKCFMADFEDASSPVWETMVEGQINLRDAVAGTITLEDKGKSYKLNDSIATLLVRPRGWHLPEAHMVVDGEPVAGALFDFGLYFFHNARALVAKGSGPYFYLPKLEHYLEARLWNNVFVTAQSVMGLPVGTIKGTVLIETLPGAFMADEILYELRDHIAALNCGRWDYIFSYIKCFRADSAHVLPDRAAVNMTVPFMRDYALHVIRTCHKRGAHAMGGMSAFIPVKGDEAANDKAFAAVRADKEREAGFGHDGTWVAHPGLVGVAMEVFDKAMPGPNQLDVIPEGVATQEALTTPASGPKSLAGLTNNINVGIGYIASWLRGQGAAPLHNMMEDAATAEISRTQVWQWRTTRTHLDSGELVDAALIERVIAEQLDVWKAAVGDNFYTAGKFVEAAEVFRELALADDLEAFLTLPAYAHYFAA